Sequence from the Sulfurimonas hongkongensis genome:
CCTATAACCATACCACTCGATTTGATAAAGCCGTCACCATCTCTACCTTTGATAACCAAAATCCCTTTACCACCAGAACCACATGCTGGTTTTATAGCAAAAGAAGAGATGTTTTTTAGCTTTTCTAAAAGTCTATAAACATCATGTTGATATCGTACAACAAAAAGAAGCTCAGGAGTATTTATACCATACTCTTGTGCTAAGAGTTTAGTTTGAAGCTTATTATCTACAAGAGGAAATAGTTTGCGGTCATTGTAGCGACTGATAAACTCAATATTGCGACTATTCATCCCCAATATTCCTCTTCTCTTAAGTGTAAAAGGTCCTATGAAGTTTAACATTTAAATATTTTTAAACTCACGGAAACGACGAAGTTCTAAGAGTCTATAACCGGTATATCTTCCCATTAAAATCATAAGTGCAATAACTATAAGATGAAGCTCAGGAAAGTTAAAAAATAGATGTGCTACATATCCATTGATCATCGCCATATAAGCAAGTATCGCAACCAAAAGACTTCCACTTCCTTGTGTTAAAACCTCTTTTGCACCCTCTTCTTCCCATAGTATAGACATTCTTTCTATTGTCCATGCAAGGATTATTATAGGGAAAAATGCTACACTCATCCCAGTATTGAATCCCATCTCATACCCTATAAGAGTCATAAATGCGACTAAAAATATAACGATAACTATGATAGTAGCAATCCTAGAAACTAGTAAAAGGTTAAGATTTGAGAGGTAACCTCTAAGCAGAAGTCCGATAGCAACAAGAACAACAAAATTTAGTAGTCCTAAAAAGAGTGATGTTTGTAAAAAGGCCATAGCGATAAGCACAGGCATAAATGTTCCAGAGGTCTTTACGCCAATGATTAGACGCATAAAAACAGTTATGAGCGCACCAATAGGTAAAAGAAGAAGCATTTTAAAGATACTTTGTTCCTCTATTGGCAAACGATGAACGCTAAAGATACCAAATCCACTCTCATCAAAATGAGCCTTTGCAAGTTCAAGTGCTGGCATATTTTGCTTAACCATTGAAAAATTTACTGTTGCATTTGTTCCACCTACAACATCTATGAGTGATTTTCCACCTCTTGTCCACAAAAGGAAGTTTTTGTTTACATCTTGTAGTGCATTTTTTGGATCAAATAGTATCCACTCACCTTTATCCAAAACTTCTATTACAGAGGTGAGTGCTTTATTACGCCTTGCATCTTCTAGTTCTAGTGCAAGAGATACTCTATGCACAACTCCTGCATCAGTTAAGAGTTTACTAAGCACATCCATATAGTTATGCTTAAGTAAAAGCAGAGAACTATCATCTCTTTTTTCTATATTTTTAAGAATTTTAATAAGCTCTCTGGTAAAAGTGATATTGTTACTTGATTTTGCATATGCAAGGTCGAGTATCTCTTTTGCAGCTATCTGCTCAGAAGCACTCCATAAAATATCATCTTTAGGATTTAGTTTTGACTCAACTTTGTTTAAAGGCAGATCATCTGTGAAGTCTTGAACAATCTGTGCCTTATAGTAGAGGACCTGTTTTCCTTTTGCTTGACGAATGCTCCACTCTCCACGCTTGATGCCATCTTTTTGCACCATACTAAAACCATACCCAGCTGAGACACTCTGCTCAAAATAGAGTTTATATCCTGAAGTATCCTCAGGTAAAGATAAACTAACAGTTATAGGCGTGTTGTTTTGTGCTTTAAACTCCACTCTTGCTTCAACCATCCAAACATCTTTTTTCTCACTTGATAAAAAAGGAATCTGCGTTTGTTCATGTCTCATTATGGCTATAAAAACACCTAAGAGTGCTAAAAAAAATACAAATAAATATAAGAGGTTTTTGGATATCATTATTTTGTTTTTTTTCTTATAACTAATGGAGCTAGATATTCTTCGCTAACATCAACAACCATAACATCTTGAAGCGCACTACGTCCAATCAACATCGGATATTTCATATGCTCTCTATTTGTAAGAGTAAATTCACTTAACTCTTTTTTATCTCCAATAGTTATTTTAAGCACAACTATCACTCTTTTTTCATAATCTTTTTCAAGTGAAGATTGTGAAATTCTCACAACTCGAACTACTTTACGCTCTACAACATGCGATGTGCCTGTTTCTCTGTCGACTAAGGTAAATCGCACCCATTTTTTGCCATCTCTCTCAAACCTTGTTATCTCTCTTGCATCTATAGAAGAAGTCTCAGCACCTGTGTCTATCCTAGCCTCCATAACAAAGTTAGATGGATAAACATGCACTCTCTCAACACTTCCAATAACTAGCTTTTCTTTAAGAGATAGTATTTTATTTTCAACTATTATAGGTTTTTGTTTAGTTTTTACAACCTTTGTTTTAACAGGCTTTGCAGGTTTAAGTAGAGTGATCAAGTCGCTTTTTAAAGACTCAAAACTCTTAGCTTGTTGCAAAAGAGAAGTCTCTAATAATCTTTTATAATTTTCATCATGTTTTTCTAGTTTAGTATCTAGTTTTTGGCTTAAGTTTTGCTCTAAATTAGTTATCTGCTTATTTAGTGCATCAAGGTGTTGAGTGTTTGTTGTCGTGTACGCTTGTGTGCATCCACTTAAGAAAAAAATTAAGAAAAAATATAAAAGATTTTTTACAACCATTTTGCACCATTACTAAATAATTTTTTTTGCATTATATCTCACTTTTTAGTAATGTTACAATAGCTATATTATAAAATTTTGTTAAATTGAACCTTCTGATTAGTCTATAAACTAGATTCCGTGTCAAGCACGGAATGACGGAACACGCGTCATCCTGAACTTGATTCAGGATCTACCTTAATAATTGTTCAGAGCACTCAGTTGTTTATAGCATTCAATTAAAGAAACCTTTTAAAACTACAGACTTACTTCTTTTATATCTGCAATCTTTAGGATGCTCTTATATATAGATGCTACTAAAGATTTTCTATTATTTTTTATAGCTTCATCATCAGCATTTACCATCACATCTTCAAAAAACCGATCTAGCTCTGGTTTTAATCCAAGTAGTGCATCTAGCTCTTCTTCATAAGAGTCATATCTACTAGATGCTACTTTTTTATACGCATCATGAAGTTCACGCTCTGCATCTTCTTCAAAAAGCTTTGCATCTACATTCATTTTTAAGCTCAAATCTATATCTTTAGTGATATTTGCAACTCTTTTAAATGTAGAAAAAGATTCGCTAAAACCTTCTGAGGAAGCGATATTTGAGAGTGCTTCTATCTTTTTACCCATTGAAACTATCTCTCTCTCGCTAGATGCAATGACAGCTTCGACTATAGAAGGATTTACTTTGTAGTACTGTTTTATACGCTCTAAAAAGAAGCTCTCTAACTTCTTCATATCTATAGGTGCATATATAGAAGCAAGCTCTTTAACGCTCTTTACTATATTAAACTCAAAACCATACTCTTTAGTGATTCTTATGATGCCATTTACCGCACGGCGAAGAGCAAAAGGGTCTCTTGAGCCTGTTGGAATTTCGTTTATACTAAAGAGTGCTAAAAGAGTGTCAAGCTTAATGCTCATCGCAACAACTGCACTCATAGGAGTTGATGGTAAGTCACTATCTTCACCATCTGGCAAGTACTGCTCTTTTATCGCAGTTGCCACTTCACTACTCTCGCCCTGTTTTAGTGCGTAGTAATATCCCATCAGCCCTTGAAGCTCTGTAAACTCATAAACCATCTCACTTGTAAGATCCGCCTTAGCCAGAGAGACAGCTCGCACCAAATCCTCTTTTTTAGCATCTACTCTGTATTTATCAAAGAGTGCACTTGCAATCTTTGCTTCTCTTTTTACTTTATCTTTTACACTTCCTAGACCTTTAAAAAATGCAACCTTCTCAAGTCCATCTGTACTTAAACCCTCTCTTATATCATTATCATAAAAGAAGAGTCCATCAGCTAAACGAGGACGAAGAACTCTCTCATTTCCCTCCACAACCTTTGAGTAATCTTCTGTAAGTGCATTTGAGACAACTACAAACTTATTTAAGAGCCTACCCTCTTTAAAGACTGCAAAATATCTCTGATGCTCTTTCATAGAAGTGATAATAACCTCAGGAGGAAGTCTTAAAAACTCCTCATCAAATGAACCTAAAAGTGCTTTAGGATGTTCAGTTATCGCCACTATCTCATTAAGCAGCTCTTTATCAGCATCTATACTTATGTTGTACTCTTTCTCTAAAGCTACAAAATCATTTAAAATATCTTCTCTTCTTTGCTCTTGAAATAGTGTAACTCCACCAGCCTTTAATGCATCAAAATACTCTTTTGCACCAGCTATCTCTAAAGACTCAAACCTTGAGATGCGATGTACAAAAGTCTCTTTTTTAGACTTCACACCAAAGAGTTCAACATCTACAAGCTCATCATTTAAAAGTACATTTATCCATCTTATAGGTCGTATAAAACTCTCATCTAAACTTCCCCATCTCATAGACTTGCCAAAATCAAGCGAGTTTATCCACTCTTTTATTATGCCATCTATAAGTTCAACAGATGCCTTTCCTTTTAGATCTTTTTTATAATAAAGAACCTCTTTATTGCCCTTTGTAGAAGTGCCAATCTCATCAAGACTAACTCCGCACTTTTTGGCAAAACCCTCAGCTGCAGGGGTTGCTTTACCATCTTTATATGCGATACTAAGAGGTGCTCCAAAAAACTCTTCTACGCTATCTGGCTGATGGGTACTGAACTCTCTATGCCAGATGACTAAACGCCTAGGAGTGTAGTAAAATTCAAAGTCGCTCAAAAGAGAGTTTTTCTCTAGTATATTTACATATTTTTTCTCAATATTTTTTAACTCTTTTAAAAGTGGAGCAGCTGGCAGCTCTTCAACGCCTATCTCGATAAGTAGTGGTTTTAACATAATAGTTCTCTTGTATTAAATTGAGGCGATTTTACCTACTTTTTGGTTAAAAAGTTCTTTTATAAAACGTTTCTTAAACAAGTTAGATAAACTCTTATTTATATCTAGGTAAATGATTTTGAAGTTACAATTGCACCATAAATTAAAACAAAACAAAGGAATTATAAATGCCAAAGATTAACAAATATGTTGATATAGATACAGTAGAGAGAGAAGCTAAAAAAGATCTTATAGACCGTCACTCTCCATTTATCCACTGTGCGAGCACTGCAAAAGCTGGTGAGCCATTTGAAGTAACTGTAAAAATGGGTAACGAGTACTCTCATCCTGATGATTTTGATCACTACATAGAGAGTATTACACTATTTAATGGCGAAACAAAACTTGCAACTGCCTCTTATGTTCCGGGAACTCTGGGAAATGTAAAAGCTCACAACACTACAACTTTTACAATCA
This genomic interval carries:
- a CDS encoding inactive transglutaminase family protein, which encodes MRHEQTQIPFLSSEKKDVWMVEARVEFKAQNNTPITVSLSLPEDTSGYKLYFEQSVSAGYGFSMVQKDGIKRGEWSIRQAKGKQVLYYKAQIVQDFTDDLPLNKVESKLNPKDDILWSASEQIAAKEILDLAYAKSSNNITFTRELIKILKNIEKRDDSSLLLLKHNYMDVLSKLLTDAGVVHRVSLALELEDARRNKALTSVIEVLDKGEWILFDPKNALQDVNKNFLLWTRGGKSLIDVVGGTNATVNFSMVKQNMPALELAKAHFDESGFGIFSVHRLPIEEQSIFKMLLLLPIGALITVFMRLIIGVKTSGTFMPVLIAMAFLQTSLFLGLLNFVVLVAIGLLLRGYLSNLNLLLVSRIATIIVIVIFLVAFMTLIGYEMGFNTGMSVAFFPIIILAWTIERMSILWEEEGAKEVLTQGSGSLLVAILAYMAMINGYVAHLFFNFPELHLIVIALMILMGRYTGYRLLELRRFREFKNI
- a CDS encoding ATP-dependent zinc protease family protein, translated to MVVKNLLYFFLIFFLSGCTQAYTTTNTQHLDALNKQITNLEQNLSQKLDTKLEKHDENYKRLLETSLLQQAKSFESLKSDLITLLKPAKPVKTKVVKTKQKPIIVENKILSLKEKLVIGSVERVHVYPSNFVMEARIDTGAETSSIDAREITRFERDGKKWVRFTLVDRETGTSHVVERKVVRVVRISQSSLEKDYEKRVIVVLKITIGDKKELSEFTLTNREHMKYPMLIGRSALQDVMVVDVSEEYLAPLVIRKKTK
- the glyS gene encoding glycine--tRNA ligase subunit beta gives rise to the protein MLKPLLIEIGVEELPAAPLLKELKNIEKKYVNILEKNSLLSDFEFYYTPRRLVIWHREFSTHQPDSVEEFFGAPLSIAYKDGKATPAAEGFAKKCGVSLDEIGTSTKGNKEVLYYKKDLKGKASVELIDGIIKEWINSLDFGKSMRWGSLDESFIRPIRWINVLLNDELVDVELFGVKSKKETFVHRISRFESLEIAGAKEYFDALKAGGVTLFQEQRREDILNDFVALEKEYNISIDADKELLNEIVAITEHPKALLGSFDEEFLRLPPEVIITSMKEHQRYFAVFKEGRLLNKFVVVSNALTEDYSKVVEGNERVLRPRLADGLFFYDNDIREGLSTDGLEKVAFFKGLGSVKDKVKREAKIASALFDKYRVDAKKEDLVRAVSLAKADLTSEMVYEFTELQGLMGYYYALKQGESSEVATAIKEQYLPDGEDSDLPSTPMSAVVAMSIKLDTLLALFSINEIPTGSRDPFALRRAVNGIIRITKEYGFEFNIVKSVKELASIYAPIDMKKLESFFLERIKQYYKVNPSIVEAVIASSEREIVSMGKKIEALSNIASSEGFSESFSTFKRVANITKDIDLSLKMNVDAKLFEEDAERELHDAYKKVASSRYDSYEEELDALLGLKPELDRFFEDVMVNADDEAIKNNRKSLVASIYKSILKIADIKEVSL
- a CDS encoding class II SORL domain-containing protein; this translates as MPKINKYVDIDTVEREAKKDLIDRHSPFIHCASTAKAGEPFEVTVKMGNEYSHPDDFDHYIESITLFNGETKLATASYVPGTLGNVKAHNTTTFTIIPTSKKLNLVAHGYCTKHGIWESTPVTVEVTA